The following are from one region of the Neurospora crassa OR74A linkage group III, whole genome shotgun sequence genome:
- the tah-1 gene encoding TAH-1, with protein MEPFSPEAPHCNGTSSSSSPAVSSDSPGTATSGTVRNGSVATTTSQPSVPPPSVPAACLPCRTKHLRCDGNHPCGRCTTTGIVADCAYIASRRGYKGPRRNPNNPTPGANPNKRHASSSPPYAGTTPDSCPMMLGHAPVTMATPSVHAFNPSVVLPDQSQLSFPSTPSVASIPVYRNNYMMDGTAMTLATQAAPPIQPPAASLPERCFEAFYHFFHAGHPFVLPKRNLVELLKSNSEPNLPVLMAAMRYIGSLYVDAGPAKARFLDEAIQLCYAPGVRKDGFLIQALLLIIIGLDGSCEQERARELLAICERYAIEIDLNKREFAVMHGRGDPIMEESWRRTWWDLYVCDGMIAGVHRVTNFLLFDIMTDVGLPCEEEEYHKGCIPSPMSLEDFDDKEFQDEDREFSSFAYRVAAARNLGRMMRMPNVMFPDAAEVDKMEAHLSNWRMHLPDNKRDDLDKNCQLDEMMFQAHFITHACTIMLHQPLSQLDSSPVQAVNSCAPHRPVHSGDQYNAHTRHTVTAACEISKMITQAVPVTSHTHFFTCVVTLSSIVHLSKWALYMIEDEADLRQQIRLNIGALNKLSKVWKAANTAWTQVKGVAQEIYRQKKVQQITPAFWVGYTQEQMMTSIQADESIISEFDQGLIAQVGIAQVGVTQAQ; from the exons ATGGAGCCCTTCTCGCCCGAAGCCCCACACTGCAACGGCACCTCCAGTAGCAGCTCGCCCGCAGTGTCCAGCGACAGCCCGGGGACGGCGACCTCGGGCACCGTCCGGAACGGATCGGTGGCTACGACGACATCACAGCCATCagtacctcctccttccgttCCAGCGGCGTGTCTCCCTTGT CGAACCAAACATCTCAGATGCGATGGAAACCACCCATGTGGCCGTTGCACCACGACCGGCATCGTCGCCGACTGTGCCTATATTGCTTCGCGCCGTGGGTACAAAGGCCCTCGTAGAAACCCCAATAACCCTACTCCCGGCGCCAATCCCAATAAGCGGCATGCGTCCTCATCGCCCCCTTACGCGGGAACTACTCCTGACAGCTGCCCCATGATGTTGGGGCATGCGCCTGTTACCATGGCCACACCCTCCGTCCATGCCTTCAACCCTTCCGTCGTTTTGCCGGATCAGTCGCAGCTCTCCTTCCCGTCAACCCCATCCGTTGCGAGCATCCCCGTCTACAGGAATAACTATATGATGGACGGCACCGCTATGACATTGGCGACACAGGCCGCTCCGCCCATCCAGCCTCCAGCAGCAAGTTTGCCAGAGCGTTGTTTCGAGGCTTTCTACCACTTTTTCCACGCCGGTCATCCGTTCGTCTTGCCCAAGAGGAACTTGGTTGAATTGCTCAAGAGCAACTCAGAGCCAAACCTTCCAGTATTGATGGCCGCCATGAGATATATTGGTTCACTTTACGTTGATGCAGGTCCTGCCAAGGCCAGATTTCTGGATGAAGCCATTCAGCTGTGCTACGCCCCGGGTGTGCGCAAGGACGGATTCTTGATCCAGGCGCTCCTGCTTATCATCATTGGCTTAGACGGCAGTTGCGAGCAAGAAAGAGCTCGGGAACTCCTTGCTATTTGCGAAAGATATGCCATCGAAATTGACCTTAACAAGCGGGAATTTGCTGTGATGCATGGCCGAGGCGATCCGATCATGGAGGAAAGTTGGCGGCGAACCTGGTGGGATCTCTATGTCTGCGATGGCATGATTGCTGGTGTTCACCGGGTGACCAACTTCCTTTTGTTTGATATCATGACTGACGTTGGCCTTCCctgcgaggaggaggagtaccaCAAAGGG TGCATCCCTTCACCGATGAGTCTTGAGGACTTTGACGACAAGGAGTTCCAGGACGAAGACCGAGAGTTCTCATCATTTGCGTATCGTGTTGCCGCAGCCAGAAATCTGGGCAGGATGATGCGGATGCCGAACGTCATGTTCCCGGATGCAGCAGAGGTGGACAAGATGGAGGCACATCTGTCCAATTGGAGAATGCATCTTCCGGATAACAAGAGGGACGATCTCGATAAGAATTGCCAGCTTGATGAAATGATGTTCCAAGCGCACTTTATCACCCATGC GTGCACCATTATGCTCCACCAGCCTCTTTCCCAGCTTGACTCTTCGCCAGTCCAAGCCGTCAACTCTTGCGCGCCTCACAGGCCCGTCCACTCAGGCGATCAATACAACGCCCATACTAGGCACACTGTCACGGCAGCCTGCGAGATCAGCAAGATGATCACGCAAGCTGTTCCCGTGACCAGCCATACGCACTTCTTTACGTGCGTCGTAACCCTCTCTTCCATCGTCCACCTGTCCAAGTGGGCCCTCTACATGATTGAAGATGAGGCCGACCTTCGCCAGCAAATCCGGCTGAACATTGGCGCCCTCAACAAGCTCAGCAAGGTCTGGAAGGCGGCCAATACGGCTTGGACCCAGGTCAAGGGCGTGGCGCAGGAGATCTACCGCCAAAAGAAGGTGCAGCAGATCACCCCGGCTTTCTGGGTCGGCTATACCCAGGAACAGATGATGACATCCATTCAGGCGGACGAGAGCATCATAAGCGAGTTCGACCAGGGGCTGATTGCTCAAGTTGGCATTGCTCAAGTTGGCGTCACTCAAGCTCAGTGA
- a CDS encoding ABC transporter, which yields MGISSSSSEHSTSVERKDPVVEGIDIERHAVAESHLVNTTVKNISWKGVTVTVKDRETKEPKNIVDNVDGIVEAGEILACMGPSGSGKTTLLNFLASRPLPSASGGGTTTSGSVLINGQPTSTSTFREITRFVEQEDTLIGSLTVRETLDFSFRLASSSKVLPKRERIARIEGLLDAFGLRGQKDALIGTPIRKGISGGQKRRVSVASQLITSPRILFLDEPTSGLDSKAGWEVVKYLKEVARRNNLIVIASIHQPSTATFNLFDKLMLLSAGKMHYFGPVTGVTEHYEALGHEVPLHVNPAEFLLDLVNIDFASEREEAVKALDDMQTAWQGSERSRQLTAAVAEAEARGGDQVDISTAGLGGKPGLIGSTATLLHRSFVKSYRDVVAYGIRAAMYFGLAIMVGTVWVRLDAAQESIIPFINALFFGSAFMSFMAVAYCPAWLEDYFQYVKERRNGLYGPTALIISNFLIGIPYLFGFSLLFSVISYWLVNFQPTATAFFIWVFWLFCDLLAAESLVVFMSSLFPSFVISLALVAFANGLWMSVDGFMVQPTILNVFYKYVFHYWDYQKYVFENMMINEFKDRVYTCGKLPEGMTGVNGSNCQCMYQTDLADQCLIRGQGVLDQYGYKPGKQGRDIGIMFCIIVGWRLAAWVVLKLKK from the exons ATGGGTATCTCCAGCTCGTCCTCCGAGCACAGCACCAGCGTCGAGCGGAAGGATCCCGTCGTCGAAGGCATTGATATCGAACGACACGCCGTTGCCGAATCCCATCTCGTCAACACCACGGTGAAGAACATCAGCTGGAAGGGCGTCACGGTAACAGTCAAGGACAGAGAGACGAAGGAACCAAAGAACATTGTCGACAATGTGGATGGTATCGTAGAAGCCG GCGAGATCCTAGCCTGCATGGGCCCTTCAGGATCCGGCAAGACCACTCTACTCAACTTCCTCGCGTCCCGCCCCCTCCCTTCCGCCTCCGGCGGTGGCACCACTACCTCCGGGTCCGTCCTCATCAATGGCCAACCTACTTCCACCTCTACCTTCCGTGAGATCACCCGCTTCGTCGAGCAGGAAGATACTTTGATCGGGTCGCTCACGGTGAGGGAGACTCTCGACTTCTCGTTTCGACTTGCCAGCTCGTCCAAGGTTCTCCCCAAGAGGGAGAGAATTGCCAGGATTGAAGGATTACTTGATGCTTTTGGGCTGAGAGGGCAGAAGGATGCGCTGATCGGCACGCCGATTCGCAAGGGAATCAGTGGTGgacagaagaggagggtgagcGTGGCAAGTCAGTTGATCACCAGCCCGAGAATTCTGTTTCTGGATGAGCCGACGAGTGGGTTGGATAGTAAGGCCGGGTGGGAGGTGGTCAAGTATTTAAAGGAGGTTGCGAGGAGGAATAAT TTGATCGTCATTGCTTCGATTCACCAGCCCTCCACAGCAACGTTCAATCTCTTTGATAAACTCATGCTCCTTTCCGCTGGCAAGATGCACTACTTCGGCCCTGTCACGGGCGTTACGGAGCACTATGAGGCCTTGGGGCACGAGGTGCCGCTTCATGTCAATCCGGCCGAGTTCCTGCTTGACTTGGTCAACATCGACTTTGCTTCGGAGCGCGAGGAGGCAGTAAAGGCTTTGGATGACATGCAGACTGCTTGGCAAGGATCTGAGAGATCGAGACAGTTAACTGCCGCGGTAGCGGAGGCGGAAGCCAGAGGTGGTGATCAAGTTGATATTTCTACCGCCGGACTTGGGGGAAAGCCGGGTTTAATCGGTAGTACGGCAACACTACTCCATCGGAGTTTCGTCAAGAGTTATCGAGACGTGGTGGCGTATGGCATCAGGGCAGCAATGTACTTTGGTCTCGCCATCATGGTCGGTACTGTCTGGGTGAGACTGGATGCTGCTCAAGAGTCTATCATTCCTTTCATCAACGCTCTGTTCTT CGGCTCCGCCTTCATGTCCTTCATGGCCGTCGCCTACTGTCCCGCCTGGCTCGAAGATTACTTCCAATACGTCAAAGAACGTCGCAACGGGCTCTACGGCCCCACGGCTCTGATCATCTCCAACTTCCTGATTGGCATCCCCTACCTCTTTGGTTTTTCGTTGCTGTTCTCCGTCATCTCCTACTGGCTTGTTAACTTCCAGCCCACAGCGACTGCCTTCTTCATCTGGGTATTCTGGCTCTTCTGCGACCTTTTGGCGGCAGAAAGTCTGGTGGTGTTTATGTCCTcgctcttcccctcctttgTTATTTCCCTTGCCTTGGTCGCCTTCGCCAACGGCCTGTGGATGAGCGTCGATGGGTTCATGGTGCAGCCGACGATCTTGAACGTGTTTTACAAATACGTGTTTCATTACTGGGACTATCAGAAGTATGTGTTTGAGAACATGATGATCAACGAGTTCAAGGATCGGGTGTATACGTGTGGAAAATTGCCCGAGGGAATGACGGGTGTTAATGGGAGCAATTGCCAATGCATGTACCAGACTGATTTGGCGGATCAGTGTCTGATTAGGGGGCAAGGCGTGTTGGATCAGTATGGGTATAAGCCAGGCAAACAGGGGAGGGATATTGGGATTATGTTTTGTATTATTGTTGGGTGGAGGTTGGCTGCCTGGGTGGTGCTGAAGTTGAAGAAGTGA
- a CDS encoding NADH pyrophosphatase: protein MFISSCFCRVGKLPNHLHRLPRYTSAILSNNHRALHSQPNATITTTTTTKTISNTNPPSTKPALPTHQLQQQQQELPNMPPPALPTLSYLSQESGASALTRKFGPETANYFSGSPLNRLSWLRSDHLFLRAAFSHASARFLLMNNLGPMVESKQNDGRLAFAGPEDVRALLGSGEEVFRSEEEVVGGYDSEKAAGKGERMVVFLGVDLVDEKKQQQPQGQGQEGGEDVFVWKEFRGAPYFAVDVTPREGDGEEGKAKAEELIKKMEEEKGHAFLGASARGMALEAGHAAMYGQARAVVDWNARNPFCAQCGQRTISVHAGTKRVCPPTDKGKDRAPCATRGTVSNLSFPRTDPTVIMAIINADGTKVLLGRNRRWPQYWYSTLAGFQEPGESIEEAVRREVHEESGVKVGRVVLHSSQPWPFPASLMIGAIGQALPGDGEKIFLGHDAELEDAKWFPFEEVKEALLNGVSALGEAAPAGYVEGALRLPPQTAIANRLVKAVVEGWWTMSKI from the exons TCCCAACCCAAcgcaaccatcaccaccacaacaacaacaaaaacaatcTCAAACACCAATCCCCCTTCTACTAAACCAGCACTACCCACTCAccaactacaacaacaacaacaagaactaCCCAATATGCCTCCACCAGCCCTCCCCACGCTCTCCTACCTCTCCCAGGAGTCTGGCGCCTCGGCCCTCACGCGCAAATTCGGGCCCGAGACCGCCAACTACTTCTCGGGCTCCCCCTTGAACCGACTCTCGTGGTTGCGCTCCGACCACCTCTTTTTGAGGGCCGCGTTTTCTCATGCCTCGGCCCGGTTCTTGTTGATGAACAACTTGGGGCCGATGGTGGAGAGTAAGCAGAATGACGGCAGGTTGGCGTTCGCGGGACCGGAAGATGTGAGGGCGTTGTTGGGTAgcggggaggaggtgttTAGGAGTGAGGAGGAAGTTGTGGGTGGGTATGATAGTGAGAAGGCGGCAGGGAAAGGTgagaggatggtggtgttttTGGGCGTGGATCTTGTggatgagaagaagcagcagcagccgcaggggcaggggcaggaggggggagaggatGTGTTTGTGTGGAAGGAGTTCAGGGGGGCGCCGTATTTTGCCGTTGACGTTACGCCGCGTGAaggcgatggcgaggagggaaaggcaaaggcggaggagttgatcaagaagatggaggaggagaagggacaTGCGTTTTTGGGCGCTAGTGCTAGGGGGATGGCGTTGGAGGCTGGACATG CTGCCATGTACGGCCAAGCTCGCGCCGTGGTTGACTGGAACGCCCGCAACCCTTTCTGCGCCCAATGCGGCCAGCGCACCATCTCCGTCCACGCCGGCACCAAGCGCGTGTGTCCCCCGACggacaagggcaaggaccGCGCTCCCTGCGCCACCCGAGGCACCGTTTCGAACCTGTCCTTCCCGCGAACCGACCCGACCGTGATCATGGCCATCATCAACGCTGACGGCACCAAGGTTTTGCTGGGGCGCAACCGGCGCTGGCCTCAGTATTGGTACAGCACCCTCGCCGGGTTCCAAGAGCCGGGTGAGTCGATCGAGGAGGCGGTCCGCCGCGAGGTCCATGAGGAAAGCGGTGTCAAGGTTGGACGGGTGGTGCTGCATAGCTCGCAGCCGTGGCCGTTCCCGGCTAGCTTGATGATTGGAGCTATTGGCCAGGCGCTGCCGGGCGATGGAGAGAAGATCTTCTTGGGGCACGATGCGGAGCTGGAGGATGCCAAGTGGTTCCCCTttgaggaggtcaaggaggcgTTGCTCAATGGGGTGAGTGCTCTGGGAGAGGCGGCGCCGGCGGGATATGTAGAGGGTGCGTTGAGGTTGCCGCCGCAGACGGCTATTGCGAACCGCTTGGTCAAAGCCGTGGTGGAGGGGTGGTGGACTATGTCGAAGATCTGA
- a CDS encoding cholinesterase: MVTTSTLRGAILSTLLSSVPLTAAASSSPPSPNTLDSDLTVIVNNDLQGPSSPSANASVLLLSNSLAFSQASQSCSFLGESLYSPELISTSSIKSNLDYLIYRSRRSSSLGTTTLWIAPSPKNPSVPRVIDLSPSGRISVSEVRSGKGQAAEYPVLCTQTAPFSSNQAQDKSEKWQVGVEGVNGNEKVIGFRDRLSFRFLGLRYARKPERFTYSTLYRGDGGKGKQKEVSGLEYGSQCVQGGGGAGQSEDCLFLNVWTPYLPAAGHGGKKGKGKDGDEKKRKDLRPVAVWIHGGAFTSGTSSDSTFDGGNMASRGDVVVVAINYRLSTLGFLALADGKTNGNYGLGDQVTALQWVRENIAKFGGDPDHVTIFGQSAGAGSVRALLASPKTKGLFKGAIPLSNLGGINYGTTYSRYYTIAEETAVVGNAILAATNCTDVACLRQVPAEKLTSGTVARYLVVDGTYLVSPELDLSRTAGPSGIDLMMGITHDDGAPFISYPSTTNQTAYLLSQGFSPSLASPSLFPIPPNPNGTLALFNSSSRLATDSMFRCIDQATVQAGLANNRFSRVFYYEFDRTYQTGGWPNLDVCEPPKTASHPFGDPSKPYLRCHSGELYYVFGNLARQGLPVRDEKDLPFEQFVLDSFASFIRTGDPNPEKGFLRARGFENTWREVQRGEWVASSRRAGVKLKVLDWPSRLENGWREVQQCEWIGLGADYYL, encoded by the exons ATGGTGACCACTTCTACCCTTCGGGGAGCCATTCTCTcaaccctcctctcctcggtCCCTCTCACCGCAGCAGCTAGCAGCAGCCCGCCATCTCCCAACACCCTTGACTCCGATCTCACTGTCATTGTCAACAATGACCTCCAAG GCCCCTCCAGCCCGTCTGCCAACGcctccgtcctcctcctttccaaCTCACTTGCCTTCTCACAAGCTTCACAGTCCTGCTCCTTCCTAGGCGAATCGCTCTACTCTCCCGAGCTCATTTCCACATCAAGCATCAAGTCCAACCTCGATTACCTCATCTACCGCTCCAGAAGATCATCATCGCTTGGAACAACAACCCTCTGGATCGCCCCTTCGCCCAAGAACCCGTCCGTGCCGAGGGTGATTGACCTTTCCCCTTCTGGCCGAATTTCCGTCTCCGAAGTGAGGAGTGGCAAAGGGCAGGCAGCGGAGTACCCGGTGCTGTGCACGCAGACTGCGCCGTTTTCCAGCAACCAAGCTCAAGACAAGAGCGAGAAGTGGCAGGTTGGTGTAGAAGGGGTGAACGGCAATGAGAAGGTCATTGGATTCAGGGATAGACTTTCTTTCCGGTTTCTGGGGTTGCGGTACGCCCGTAAACCGGAAAGGTTCACCTACTCTACCCTGTACCGTGGAGATGGCGGAAAGgggaagcagaaggaggtGAGTGGGTTGGAGTACGGCAGCCAATGCGTCCAAGGCggtggaggagctggacAAAGTGAGGACTGTCTGTTTCTGAATGTTTGGACTCCTTATCTTCCCGCAGCTGGCCATGgtgggaagaaaggaaagggcaaggacggtgatgaaaagaaaaggaaggattTGAGACCGGTAGCCGTTTGGATCCATGGCGGTGCCTTCACTAGTGGGACTTCCTCTGATTCAACCTTTGACGGCGGTAATATGGCTTCGCGAGGagatgtggtggttgttgctaTCAACTACCGCCTCTCCACCCTGGGCTTCCTTGCGCTCGCAGATGGGAAAACCAACGGCAATTATGGCCTCGGTGATCAGGTCACCGCTCTGCAGTGGGTGCGCGAAAACATCGCCAAGTTCGGTGGTGACCCCGATCATGTAACTATCTTCGGGCAATCTGCTGGCGCTGGCTCCGTTCGCGCGCTGCTGGCCAGCCCCAAGACCAAGGGCTTGTTTAAGGGTGCGATTCCGTTGAGCAACCTTGGTGGTATCAACTACGGTACCACCTACAGCCGGTACTACACCATCGCCGAGGAGACAGCCGTAGTCGGTAACGCCATCCTCGCTGCCACAAACTGCACCGACGTAGCCTGTCTGCGCCAGGTCCCTGCGGAGAAGCTTACCTCAGGCACCGTAGCCCGCTACCTCGTCGTCGACGGCACCTACCTCGTCTCCCCCGAGCTCGACCTCTCGCGCACCGCCGGCCCCAGCGGCATCGACCTAATGATGGGCATAACCCACGATGACGGCGCCCCCTTCATCAGCTACccgtccaccaccaaccaaaccGCCTACCTGCTCTCCCAAGgcttctctccctcccttgCCTCGCCATCCCTCTTCCCCATCCCGCCAAACCCCAACGGCACCCTTGCCCTCTTCAACTCCTCGTCCCGCCTCGCGACCGACAGCATGTTCCGCTGCATCGACCAAGCCACCGTGCAAGCCGGGTTGGCCAACAACCGCTTCTCGCGTGTTTTTTACTATGAGTTCGACCGGACCTACCAGACAGGCGGCTGGCCCAACCTGGACGTGTGCGAGCCTCCCAAGACAGCATCGCACCCGTTCGGGGATCCGAGCAAGCCGTATCTGCGATGCCACTCGGGCGAGCTGTACTATGTCTTTGGCAACTTGGCCAGACAGGGTTTACCCGTGCGGGACGAGAAGGATTTGCCGTTTGAACAGTTCGTGCTAGATAGCTTTGCGAGCTTCATCCGGACGGGCGATCCGAATCCTGAGAAGGGGTTCTTGAGAGCGAGGGGCTTTGAGAATACGTGGAGGGAAGTGCAGAGGGGCGAGTGGGTGGCTAGTAGCAGGAGAGCGGGAGTCAAGTTGAAGGTGTTGGATTGGCCTAGCAGGCTGGAGAATGGGTGGAGGGAGGTGCAGCAGTGTGAGTGGATTGGGTTGGGAGCGGATTATTACTTGTGA
- the tah-1 gene encoding TAH-1, variant, producing MEPFSPEAPHCNGTSSSSSPAVSSDSPGTATSGTVRNGSVATTTSQPSVPPPSVPAACLPCRTKHLRCDGNHPCGRCTTTGIVADCAYIASRRGYKGPRRNPNNPTPGANPNKRHASSSPPYAGTTPDSCPMMLGHAPVTMATPSVHAFNPSVVLPDQSQLSFPSTPSVASIPVYRNNYMMDGTAMTLATQAAPPIQPPAASLPERCFEAFYHFFHAGHPFVLPKRNLVELLKSNSEPNLPVLMAAMRYIGSLYVDAGPAKARFLDEAIQLCYAPGVRKDGFLIQALLLIIIGLDGSCEQERARELLAICERYAIEIDLNKREFAVMHGRGDPIMEESWRRTWWDLYVCDGMIAGVHRVTNFLLFDIMTDVGLPCEEEEYHKGCIPSPMSLEDFDDKEFQDEDREFSSFAYRVAAARNLGRMMRMPNVMFPDAAEVDKMEAHLSNWRMHLPDNKRDDLDKNCQLDEMMFQAHFITHA from the exons ATGGAGCCCTTCTCGCCCGAAGCCCCACACTGCAACGGCACCTCCAGTAGCAGCTCGCCCGCAGTGTCCAGCGACAGCCCGGGGACGGCGACCTCGGGCACCGTCCGGAACGGATCGGTGGCTACGACGACATCACAGCCATCagtacctcctccttccgttCCAGCGGCGTGTCTCCCTTGT CGAACCAAACATCTCAGATGCGATGGAAACCACCCATGTGGCCGTTGCACCACGACCGGCATCGTCGCCGACTGTGCCTATATTGCTTCGCGCCGTGGGTACAAAGGCCCTCGTAGAAACCCCAATAACCCTACTCCCGGCGCCAATCCCAATAAGCGGCATGCGTCCTCATCGCCCCCTTACGCGGGAACTACTCCTGACAGCTGCCCCATGATGTTGGGGCATGCGCCTGTTACCATGGCCACACCCTCCGTCCATGCCTTCAACCCTTCCGTCGTTTTGCCGGATCAGTCGCAGCTCTCCTTCCCGTCAACCCCATCCGTTGCGAGCATCCCCGTCTACAGGAATAACTATATGATGGACGGCACCGCTATGACATTGGCGACACAGGCCGCTCCGCCCATCCAGCCTCCAGCAGCAAGTTTGCCAGAGCGTTGTTTCGAGGCTTTCTACCACTTTTTCCACGCCGGTCATCCGTTCGTCTTGCCCAAGAGGAACTTGGTTGAATTGCTCAAGAGCAACTCAGAGCCAAACCTTCCAGTATTGATGGCCGCCATGAGATATATTGGTTCACTTTACGTTGATGCAGGTCCTGCCAAGGCCAGATTTCTGGATGAAGCCATTCAGCTGTGCTACGCCCCGGGTGTGCGCAAGGACGGATTCTTGATCCAGGCGCTCCTGCTTATCATCATTGGCTTAGACGGCAGTTGCGAGCAAGAAAGAGCTCGGGAACTCCTTGCTATTTGCGAAAGATATGCCATCGAAATTGACCTTAACAAGCGGGAATTTGCTGTGATGCATGGCCGAGGCGATCCGATCATGGAGGAAAGTTGGCGGCGAACCTGGTGGGATCTCTATGTCTGCGATGGCATGATTGCTGGTGTTCACCGGGTGACCAACTTCCTTTTGTTTGATATCATGACTGACGTTGGCCTTCCctgcgaggaggaggagtaccaCAAAGGG TGCATCCCTTCACCGATGAGTCTTGAGGACTTTGACGACAAGGAGTTCCAGGACGAAGACCGAGAGTTCTCATCATTTGCGTATCGTGTTGCCGCAGCCAGAAATCTGGGCAGGATGATGCGGATGCCGAACGTCATGTTCCCGGATGCAGCAGAGGTGGACAAGATGGAGGCACATCTGTCCAATTGGAGAATGCATCTTCCGGATAACAAGAGGGACGATCTCGATAAGAATTGCCAGCTTGATGAAATGATGTTCCAAGCGCACTTTATCACCCATGCGTAA